In Actinoplanes sp. NBC_00393, a single genomic region encodes these proteins:
- a CDS encoding tetratricopeptide repeat protein, which produces MAALTGASVAQGRDWLEDLRHANLVQDGDGVYAMHDLLREYARRIAAPDEQTEAFNRLLDHYLDRVRAARSVRYPGRGGDPGGPPAFTDAQAARDWLDHERVNLVAAVAEAARIGDAAHACALADALWLYLHEGGHFLAATVVHRHAADVAGRTDDRLERSVALDHLGIAYQLVGDYPSGLRCLTEALDLHRAERDRQAEGRTWSHLGALEARRGNYSAAVKNLETAVAIADEVDDAIGAGNAVNRHCRCWIARSRWPSSPGTRRRWPSR; this is translated from the coding sequence GTGGCCGCGCTGACCGGCGCGAGCGTCGCGCAGGGTCGTGACTGGCTCGAGGATCTGCGGCACGCCAACCTCGTTCAGGACGGCGACGGTGTCTACGCCATGCACGATCTGTTGCGGGAGTACGCCCGGCGGATCGCCGCACCGGACGAGCAGACGGAGGCCTTCAACCGGCTGCTGGATCACTACCTGGACCGGGTCCGGGCGGCCCGATCGGTCCGGTACCCGGGCCGGGGCGGCGACCCGGGTGGGCCGCCGGCGTTCACCGATGCGCAGGCAGCCCGCGACTGGCTCGACCACGAGCGGGTCAACCTGGTGGCGGCCGTCGCCGAGGCCGCTCGGATCGGTGACGCGGCGCACGCGTGCGCGCTCGCTGACGCTCTCTGGCTCTACCTCCATGAAGGCGGTCACTTCCTGGCCGCGACCGTGGTGCATCGTCACGCGGCTGACGTCGCCGGGCGTACCGATGATCGGTTGGAACGTTCGGTTGCGCTGGACCATCTCGGTATCGCATATCAGCTCGTCGGCGACTATCCGAGTGGGCTGCGGTGCCTGACCGAGGCGCTTGACCTGCACCGGGCGGAGCGCGACCGGCAGGCGGAGGGCCGCACGTGGAGCCATCTCGGCGCGCTGGAGGCGCGGCGTGGCAACTACTCGGCGGCGGTCAAGAATCTGGAGACCGCGGTGGCGATCGCCGACGAGGTGGACGATGCGATCGGCGCCGGCAACGCGGTGAACAGGCACTGCCGATGCTGGATCGCGCGATCGCGATGGCCGAGCAGTCCGGGAACGCGGCGACGCTGGCCATCGCGCTGA
- a CDS encoding tetratricopeptide repeat protein, whose protein sequence is MLDRAIAMAEQSGNAATLAIALNNRSLVLQRLSRYDEAHRDVLAAREVNDANGSLGITADILDTLGALLVRTGDLEAAEEQLQAALTIHRDPDVHNRAAAGLTLHHLGELRSAQDRPEEALQLYQEARTIAEEVGEPDLATMARLAAGQALCALDRWAEATEEYAAAHTLASQTGNRRDEAAALTGSGRIAAHNGDETTARQCREQALGILREIREGPAGA, encoded by the coding sequence ATGCTGGATCGCGCGATCGCGATGGCCGAGCAGTCCGGGAACGCGGCGACGCTGGCCATCGCGCTGAACAACCGCAGCCTCGTGCTCCAGCGCCTGAGCCGGTACGACGAAGCACACCGGGACGTCCTCGCCGCCCGAGAGGTGAACGACGCCAACGGATCCCTCGGCATCACGGCAGACATCCTGGACACGCTGGGCGCGCTACTGGTCCGGACGGGTGACCTCGAGGCGGCGGAGGAACAACTCCAAGCGGCGCTGACCATCCATCGGGACCCCGATGTCCACAACCGGGCCGCGGCCGGACTGACCCTCCACCACCTGGGTGAACTCCGGTCGGCTCAGGACCGGCCCGAAGAGGCGCTGCAGTTGTACCAAGAGGCCCGGACAATCGCCGAGGAGGTCGGCGAGCCGGACCTGGCGACCATGGCCCGCCTCGCCGCCGGCCAGGCGCTCTGCGCACTGGACCGGTGGGCGGAGGCAACCGAGGAGTACGCCGCAGCGCACACTTTGGCGTCGCAGACCGGCAACCGTCGCGACGAGGCCGCCGCGCTGACCGGATCGGGGCGCATCGCGGCGCACAACGGCGACGAGACGACCGCCCGGCAGTGCCGGGAGCAGGCTCTCGGGATCCTCCGCGAGATCAGGGAAGGTCCAGCGGGAGCTTGA